The genomic interval GCAACATGATCGCCACCGCGATCGTCGTGGGCGTGGCTCTGCTGGTCGGCTTCCGACCGACAGCATCCGCTCTGGAATGGGTCGCGGCCGCCGCGCTGATCGCGCTGTACATCCTCGCCCTCACGTACCTGTTCGCGGCGATCGGACTGGCGGCCGGCAGCGCCGAAGCCGCCAACGGGTACGGCTTCATGCTGCTCTTCCTGCCGTACATCTCCAGCGGATTCGTGCCGGTCGAGAGCATGCCGGCATGGCTGCAGCCGATCGCCACCTATCAGCCGCTCACGCCGATCATCGACACGATCCGCAGCCTGCTGCTCGGCACGCCGATGGGCTCCTCCGCGATCTGGGCGGTGGCGTGGTGCGTCGGCATCCTCGCCGTGGCCGTCGTATGGGGCAGCACGCAGTACCGGCGTCGCGGCGGGCGTCGGTAGTCGCGTCAGGCCTCGGCGGCCGGCCCGGCTCCGCGCAGCGCCCGGGTCAGTTGCCGAGTCGCTTCAGTGCCGACGTGACGGCATGCTTCGCGGTTGCCGCCACTCGGCCGACTGTCTCCGCCGCATGCACGGTCGCCGACGGCAGCGGTGCGAACGAGATGTCGATGTCAGGTGCCTGGTCGCCGTACGCGTCGGGGAGGAACGGCACCAGCCAGTCGTCGACCACCTCGAGCGGGGCGACGGCGATGCTGTAGAACCGGCGCTGACCGTCTTCGCGCACGGTCACCAGCTGCGCGTCGCGCAGCACCTTCAGGTGCTTCGAGACCGTCGGCTGGCTGATGCCCAGTTCACTCACGATCTCGGTGACACTGGTGCCGTCCTCGCTCCGGCCGGACGCGTCGAGCAGCAGTCGCAGGATGTCACGCCGCGTGCCGTCCGCGATCACATCGAAGATGTCGGTCATGCCATCAGGGTAGTCGGCACAGGCACGGAGTACCATGACGAAGGCTCGGCGATCGACGTCACGCCGGCCGAAGACGCAGCGGGAGCAGCCAGAAGGGGGATCGATGTCGGGCATAGTGTCGGCGTCCTCTCCTCGAAGCAACCTGCACAGTGCGGGTCGCCGACTAAAGCACATCGTCACCTCATCGCCTTCGCGGTTCGCGATCGTCATCTTCGCGGCGCTGATCCTGCTGTTCACGGCGCTGCTGTCGCTGCCCATCGCATCGGCCTCGCGCACCATCACCCCGCTCAGCGATGCGCTGTTCACGGCCGTGTCGACGATCTGCGTGACGGGCCTAGCCACCGTCGACATGGCGAACCACTGGTCGGCGTTCGGCCACGTCGTCATCTTCATCGGCGTGAACATCGGCGGTCTGGGAGTGCTCACCCTGGCATCCCTGATGGGCATGGTCATCTCCAAGCGCCTTGGGCTGCGCGCCAAGCTGCTCGCGGCCGGCGACACCAACCCGCTGCGTGCGCACGGCGGCCCCGTGAACGAGAGCCAGACTGTGCGCCTCGGCGAGGTCGGCCAGCTGCTGACCACCGTCGCAGTGTCGGCGGCCATCATCGAGATCGCCCTCGCTGTGCTGCTCTACCCCGCACTCGTGCTGGCCGGGGTGAACCCGATCGCTGCACTGTGGGAGGCACCGTACTTCGCCGCGATGGCGTTCACGAACACCGGCTTCGCCCCCAACGACGGCGGCGTCGCGGCTTTCGCCGACGACTACCTGGTGCTGATTCTGTTGATGACCGGCGTGTTCCTCGGCAGCATCGGATTCCCGGTGATCTACGCCCTCGCCAAGAACGTCTGGCACGTCAAGCGCTGGTCGCTGCACACCAAGCTCACTCTGATCACGACCGTGCTGCTCTTCGTGCTCGGAGCGGTGGTGTTCCTCGTGCTCGAGTACAACAACCCGGAGACGTTCGGGTCGATGGACGCCTCCGAGACCACGATGAACGCCTTCTTCCTGTCGGCGATGACCCGCTCGGGCGGGTTCAGCGTGATCGACATCTCCGATCTCAACGGCTCGTCGATGCTGGCGGCCTGCATGCTGATGTTCGTAGGCGGCGGCTCAGCATCCACCGCCGGCGGCATCAAGGTGACCACCCTCGCGGTGCTCGCCATCGCCGTCTGGTCAGAGGCCAGGGGCCGTCAGTCGGTCGAGGCCTTCGGCCGTCGCATCCCGAGCGATGTGCAGCGGGTGGCGCTCAGCGTCGTCGCGTGGGGTGCCACGATCGTCGCCCTGTCGACGATCGTGATCGCCCAGATCACGAAGTCGCCCATCATCGACGTGCTCTTCGACGTCATCTCGGCGTTCGGCACCGTCGGGCTCTCGTCCGGCCTCACCGAGACGCTTCCTGACAGCGCCTCCTATGTGCTGGCCGCGACCATCTTCATGGGGCGCGTTGGTACAGTGACTCTCGCCGCGGCGGTCGCCGCGACGTCCCGATCGCAGCTCTACTCGCTGCCAGTGGAAAGGCCGATCGTTGGTTGAGATGGTGCGGGGCGACGCCCCAGTGCTCGTGATCGGACTCGGCCGCTTCGGCGCGGCCTGCGCCGGAGAGCTCGACCGGCTCGATCGCGAGGTGCTCGCGATCGACGAGAGCCTCGAGCTGGTGCAGAAGTGGTCGGATCGCGTCACGCACACTGTGCAGGCGGATGCCAGGAACATCGATGCCCTGCGCGCCATCGGCGCACAGGACTTCCAGGTCGCGGTCGTCGCCGTCGGGTCGCTCATCGAGGCATCCGTGCTCATCACCGCCAACCTCGTCGACCTGAAGGTGCCGCAGATCTGGGCGAAGGCGGTCTCGCAGTCGCACGGCAAGATCCTCGCGCGCGTGGGTGCGAACCACGTCATCTACCCCGAGCGAGAGGCGGGCGAGCGCGTCGCTCACCTCGTCAGCGGTCGGATGCTGGACTTCATCCGCTTCGACGATGACTTCGTCCTGGCGAAGATGTATCCGCCGAAGTTCATCCGCGGCGTCGGCCTGAACGAATCGGGCGTGCGCACGAAGTACAAGGTCACGGTGGTCGGCGTGAAGAGTCCTGGCAAGCCGTTCCGCTACGCCGAGGCCAACACCATCGTCACCAACCACGACCTGATCATCGTCTCTGGCACCAACAGCGACATCGAGCGCTTCGCGGGTCTCGACCGGTAACGATCGGCTGGTCAGCCGGCGGCGAGCTCCTTCGCGCGGGCCAGCGCAGCGGCGGTCGCCCGGGCGAACATGTCGTCGAGACCGGCGTCCTGCATCACCGCGATCGCGCGTTCGGTCGTGCCCTTGGGACTCGTCACGCGTCGGCGC from Microbacterium sp. H1-D42 carries:
- a CDS encoding ABC transporter permease, with the protein product MSATALTPAPATRPRLRGIAAESVFVGRSLRRSLRDGESLLMAILLPVILMLMFTWVFGGAIDPSGGYVDYVVPGIVLTCAGFGASSTAVYVATDMSAGIIDRFRTLPVRSSAVLTGHVVASLVRNMIATAIVVGVALLVGFRPTASALEWVAAAALIALYILALTYLFAAIGLAAGSAEAANGYGFMLLFLPYISSGFVPVESMPAWLQPIATYQPLTPIIDTIRSLLLGTPMGSSAIWAVAWCVGILAVAVVWGSTQYRRRGGRR
- a CDS encoding metalloregulator ArsR/SmtB family transcription factor — translated: MTDIFDVIADGTRRDILRLLLDASGRSEDGTSVTEIVSELGISQPTVSKHLKVLRDAQLVTVREDGQRRFYSIAVAPLEVVDDWLVPFLPDAYGDQAPDIDISFAPLPSATVHAAETVGRVAATAKHAVTSALKRLGN
- a CDS encoding potassium transporter TrkG; translation: MSGIVSASSPRSNLHSAGRRLKHIVTSSPSRFAIVIFAALILLFTALLSLPIASASRTITPLSDALFTAVSTICVTGLATVDMANHWSAFGHVVIFIGVNIGGLGVLTLASLMGMVISKRLGLRAKLLAAGDTNPLRAHGGPVNESQTVRLGEVGQLLTTVAVSAAIIEIALAVLLYPALVLAGVNPIAALWEAPYFAAMAFTNTGFAPNDGGVAAFADDYLVLILLMTGVFLGSIGFPVIYALAKNVWHVKRWSLHTKLTLITTVLLFVLGAVVFLVLEYNNPETFGSMDASETTMNAFFLSAMTRSGGFSVIDISDLNGSSMLAACMLMFVGGGSASTAGGIKVTTLAVLAIAVWSEARGRQSVEAFGRRIPSDVQRVALSVVAWGATIVALSTIVIAQITKSPIIDVLFDVISAFGTVGLSSGLTETLPDSASYVLAATIFMGRVGTVTLAAAVAATSRSQLYSLPVERPIVG
- a CDS encoding TrkA family potassium uptake protein, whose protein sequence is MVEMVRGDAPVLVIGLGRFGAACAGELDRLDREVLAIDESLELVQKWSDRVTHTVQADARNIDALRAIGAQDFQVAVVAVGSLIEASVLITANLVDLKVPQIWAKAVSQSHGKILARVGANHVIYPEREAGERVAHLVSGRMLDFIRFDDDFVLAKMYPPKFIRGVGLNESGVRTKYKVTVVGVKSPGKPFRYAEANTIVTNHDLIIVSGTNSDIERFAGLDR